From Micromonospora rhizosphaerae, the proteins below share one genomic window:
- the def gene encoding peptide deformylase yields MTMRPIRIIGDPVLRTPCEPVTSFDADLRALVADLMDTLLGAPGRAGVAAPQIGVSAQVFVYDADGHRGHMINPTLELSEELQDDDEGCLSIPGLYFPTPRAMHATAHGFDQHGEPLTISGSGFLARALQHETDHLQGRLYVDTLRGETRRRALREIRAGRFDSPSRRR; encoded by the coding sequence ATGACTATGCGCCCGATCCGGATCATCGGCGACCCCGTCCTGCGCACCCCGTGCGAGCCGGTGACCAGCTTCGACGCCGACCTGCGCGCCCTGGTCGCCGACCTGATGGACACGCTGCTCGGCGCCCCCGGCCGCGCGGGCGTCGCCGCCCCGCAGATCGGGGTCAGCGCGCAGGTGTTCGTCTACGACGCCGACGGCCACCGCGGCCACATGATCAACCCGACGCTGGAGCTGTCCGAGGAACTGCAGGACGACGACGAGGGCTGCCTGTCCATCCCCGGGCTGTACTTCCCGACGCCGCGGGCGATGCACGCCACCGCCCACGGCTTCGACCAGCACGGCGAGCCGTTGACCATCTCCGGCAGCGGCTTCCTGGCGCGCGCCCTGCAGCACGAGACCGACCACCTGCAGGGGCGCCTCTACGTCGACACGCTGCGCGGGGAGACCCGCCGCCGGGCGCTGCGGGAGATCCGCGCCGGCCGCTTCGACTCACCCAGCCGACGCCGCTGA
- a CDS encoding TetR/AcrR family transcriptional regulator has protein sequence MAIEYSGTGDPARSLALLWRTREKPSRRGGDLSVERIVRAAIEVADADGLAALSMRRVAERLGVGTMSLYTHVPGKGELLDVMLDTVYGETARPQDARGGWRGRLEQIARENWALYLRHPWLLQVATTRPPLGPNVTAKYEYELRAVDGIGLTDLEMDAVVTLVSGYVHGAVRGAVEAAQAAQRTGMTDEQWWHAHAPYLEKVMDPRRFPLAARIGTAAGQEYQAASDPDRAFEFGLARILDGIEVLVAGRQAGGPPAGGLARAVTDG, from the coding sequence GTGGCCATCGAGTACAGCGGCACCGGCGATCCTGCCCGCAGCCTCGCCCTGCTCTGGCGTACCCGGGAGAAGCCCAGCCGCCGCGGCGGCGACCTGAGCGTGGAGCGGATCGTGCGGGCGGCGATCGAGGTCGCGGACGCCGACGGGCTGGCCGCGTTGTCCATGCGCCGCGTCGCCGAGCGGCTCGGCGTGGGCACGATGTCGCTCTACACACACGTGCCCGGCAAGGGTGAGCTGCTCGACGTCATGCTCGACACCGTCTACGGCGAGACCGCCCGACCGCAGGACGCCCGCGGCGGCTGGCGTGGCCGGCTGGAGCAGATCGCCCGGGAGAACTGGGCGCTGTATCTGCGCCACCCGTGGCTGCTGCAGGTCGCCACCACCCGCCCCCCGCTCGGCCCGAACGTCACCGCCAAGTACGAGTACGAGTTGCGCGCGGTCGACGGCATCGGCCTGACCGACCTGGAGATGGACGCCGTCGTCACCCTCGTGAGCGGCTACGTCCACGGCGCGGTACGCGGCGCGGTGGAGGCCGCCCAGGCCGCCCAGCGCACCGGCATGACCGACGAGCAGTGGTGGCACGCCCACGCCCCCTACCTGGAGAAGGTGATGGACCCGCGCCGGTTCCCCCTGGCCGCCCGGATCGGCACCGCCGCCGGGCAGGAGTACCAGGCCGCGAGCGACCCGGACCGGGCCTTCGAGTTCGGCCTGGCGCGCATCCTCGACGGCATCGAGGTCCTCGTCGCCGGCCGCCAGGCAGGCGGTCCACCGGCGGGTGGACTCGCCCGGGCGGTAACGGACGGATAG
- a CDS encoding NAD-dependent epimerase/dehydratase family protein, with the protein MRVVTTGAAGFIGSTLVDRLLREGHSVLAVDDLSTGHLDNLAESADDPRLTFLESDVVADAARREMTAYRAEVVFHLAAQMDVRHSVADPVGDARRNVLGSLAVLESARASGARKLVFASSGGTIYGDQPTYPVHESADLDPICPYGAAKVCGETYLRVYRHLHRLQTTALALGNVYGPRQDPHGEAGVVSIFASALMEGRPTMIFGAGGATRDYVYVDDVVEAFVLAAGPAGDGLRLNIGTGRETSVRQLHRLIAEVVERPDTPKFMPPRAGELDRVGLDCGAAQRVLGWRAKVDLTEGLSRTVAWLQDRVDAAHSPAAPASRHAVVGQTYLVPAVKRDRSEARERR; encoded by the coding sequence ATGCGCGTCGTGACCACGGGAGCGGCGGGCTTCATCGGCTCGACCCTGGTGGACCGCCTGCTGCGCGAAGGCCACAGCGTCCTCGCCGTGGATGACCTCTCCACCGGTCATCTCGACAACCTCGCCGAGTCGGCCGACGACCCACGCCTCACCTTCCTGGAGAGCGACGTGGTCGCCGACGCGGCGCGTCGGGAGATGACGGCGTACCGGGCGGAGGTGGTCTTCCACCTGGCCGCCCAGATGGACGTACGCCACAGCGTGGCCGACCCGGTCGGGGACGCCCGCCGCAACGTGCTCGGCTCCCTCGCCGTTCTCGAGAGCGCCCGGGCGAGCGGCGCCCGCAAGCTCGTCTTCGCCTCATCGGGCGGCACCATCTACGGGGATCAACCGACGTACCCCGTCCACGAGTCCGCGGACCTCGATCCGATCTGTCCATACGGCGCCGCCAAGGTCTGCGGGGAGACCTACCTGCGCGTCTACCGACATCTCCACCGCCTGCAGACGACGGCGCTGGCCCTCGGGAACGTCTACGGACCCCGGCAGGATCCCCACGGGGAGGCGGGCGTCGTGTCCATCTTCGCCTCCGCCCTGATGGAGGGTCGGCCCACGATGATCTTCGGTGCCGGCGGGGCGACCCGGGACTACGTCTACGTCGACGACGTCGTCGAGGCATTCGTGCTGGCCGCCGGTCCGGCCGGGGACGGGCTGCGGCTCAACATCGGCACCGGGCGGGAGACCTCCGTACGCCAGCTGCATCGGCTCATCGCCGAGGTGGTCGAGCGACCTGACACGCCTAAATTCATGCCGCCGCGCGCCGGGGAACTGGACCGCGTCGGGCTCGATTGCGGCGCGGCGCAACGCGTACTCGGCTGGCGCGCGAAGGTGGACCTGACAGAGGGCCTCTCCCGGACGGTCGCGTGGCTCCAGGACAGGGTCGACGCGGCCCACAGCCCCGCCGCCCCGGCCTCGCGGCACGCCGTGGTCGGTCAGACATATCTGGTTCCCGCAGTCAAGCGCGACCGATCCGAAGCGCGGGAGCGCCGATGA